One stretch of Chitinophaga pendula DNA includes these proteins:
- a CDS encoding M16 family metallopeptidase, which yields MFKKAILLFLLAGTVLVHTVDAQGKYEWKEGSSGGYKYKYVTNDPMQARFYTLKNGLTVILSVNKKEPRIQTLIGVRAGSNNDPSDHTGLAHYLEHLLFKGTDKFGTLDWAKEKGYLDQVEALYDTYNKTTDAAARKQIYHQIDSVSGIAAKYAIANEYDGMMSAMGAQGTNAHTWVEETVYEEDIPSNAVDKYLTVQSERFRLPIFRLFHTELEAVYEEKNRGLDNDARKMYETMLATLFPTHNYGQQSTIGTVEHLKNPSLKAIRNFYNTYYVPNNMALVMAGDFDPDYVIKKVDEQFAYMQTKQLDEYHGPKEAPIAAPIVKEVYGPDAESVNIAFRVPGAKDVKSLLLETVVAKILSNGKAGLMDLNLNKQQKVLGAGVSTLNWKDYGVVSLTGKAKQGQTLEEVKDLLLGQLEILKKGDFDETLVKAIVNNNKLAELQGLDNNGNRASSIMDAFIKDRGENWLSDVAFSDEMAKITKQDIVAFANEYFTNNYALLYKRKGEDKNIQKVEKPAITPVAVNRDAKSPYLQTIAAMPATPVKPQWLDYNKDMQKSKIGPAEVLYVQNKDNSLFRLYYRFDMGSWNNKKLPLAGSYLQFLGTDKYTAEQISKEFYNIACSFVISSGSEFTSIAISGLQENFDKAVALFEHLLKNCKPDEAALTALKGRLLKTRTDSKLNKGAIMNGLRQYATYGSKNPFNFQLTKDEVNALTSAELVNILHELPSYNHRVIYYGPQSLSAATAALKKVHQLPAAFKATPAAEKFTQVDQSKNQVLFADYDMVQAEVAWLRNTDQYNPDHTALINLFNAYYGGGMGSIVFQTIRESKALAYSTYAFYAPPTKKEDRYFITAYVGSQADKMNEAIVGMNELLNELPNSEKVLQTAKESIRQDIETQRITQDGIIFNYLASEKLGLKNDNRKQVYDQINKLNFSDVKKFHDTYLSHKPYTYTILASEKKISEDDLKKYGDVKKLSLEEIFGY from the coding sequence ATGTTTAAGAAGGCGATTTTACTGTTCCTGTTAGCAGGTACAGTATTGGTGCATACTGTAGATGCCCAAGGCAAGTATGAATGGAAGGAGGGCAGTTCCGGAGGGTATAAGTATAAATATGTCACCAATGACCCGATGCAGGCGCGATTTTATACACTCAAAAACGGGTTGACCGTGATACTGAGTGTAAACAAGAAAGAGCCCCGTATTCAGACATTAATAGGTGTGCGTGCAGGTAGTAATAATGATCCTTCTGATCATACTGGGCTGGCGCACTATCTGGAGCATCTGCTGTTTAAGGGTACGGACAAATTCGGCACCCTGGACTGGGCAAAGGAAAAGGGATACCTGGACCAGGTAGAAGCCTTGTACGATACCTATAACAAGACAACCGATGCGGCTGCGCGTAAGCAGATATATCATCAGATAGACAGCGTATCTGGTATTGCTGCCAAATATGCTATTGCCAATGAATATGACGGTATGATGTCGGCGATGGGTGCGCAGGGTACTAATGCGCATACCTGGGTGGAGGAGACGGTGTATGAAGAAGATATTCCTTCGAATGCGGTTGACAAATACCTGACCGTACAGTCTGAGCGCTTCCGTCTGCCAATATTCCGCTTGTTCCACACGGAGCTGGAGGCGGTATATGAGGAAAAGAACAGGGGGCTGGACAACGATGCGCGTAAGATGTACGAGACGATGTTGGCGACTTTGTTCCCTACACACAACTATGGACAACAGTCTACTATCGGTACGGTAGAGCATCTGAAAAACCCTTCTCTGAAAGCTATCCGTAATTTCTACAATACCTATTATGTACCTAATAATATGGCGTTGGTAATGGCGGGTGATTTTGATCCGGATTATGTGATCAAAAAGGTGGATGAGCAGTTTGCTTACATGCAGACGAAGCAGCTGGATGAGTATCATGGGCCGAAAGAAGCACCTATCGCAGCGCCTATAGTTAAAGAGGTGTATGGACCTGATGCGGAGAGTGTTAACATTGCTTTCCGGGTGCCCGGGGCTAAAGATGTTAAGTCACTTTTACTGGAGACTGTGGTGGCTAAGATATTGTCCAATGGTAAGGCTGGTCTGATGGACCTTAACCTGAATAAACAGCAGAAAGTGTTGGGTGCAGGTGTAAGCACGTTGAACTGGAAAGACTACGGTGTCGTTTCACTGACGGGTAAGGCCAAACAAGGTCAGACTTTGGAAGAGGTTAAAGACCTGTTGCTCGGACAACTGGAAATCCTGAAAAAAGGCGATTTTGATGAGACGCTGGTGAAGGCTATTGTTAATAATAACAAACTGGCTGAATTACAAGGTCTTGATAATAACGGCAATCGTGCCAGCTCTATCATGGATGCTTTCATTAAGGACAGGGGCGAAAACTGGCTGTCTGACGTAGCGTTTTCTGATGAGATGGCCAAGATCACCAAACAGGATATTGTAGCTTTTGCCAACGAGTACTTTACCAACAACTACGCCTTACTCTACAAACGTAAGGGAGAGGACAAGAACATACAAAAAGTAGAGAAGCCTGCTATCACGCCGGTAGCGGTGAACAGAGATGCGAAATCTCCTTATCTTCAAACTATTGCTGCAATGCCTGCCACGCCGGTAAAACCACAGTGGTTAGACTACAATAAGGATATGCAGAAGAGCAAAATTGGTCCTGCGGAGGTATTATACGTGCAGAACAAGGACAACAGTTTGTTCCGTTTGTATTATCGCTTTGACATGGGTAGCTGGAATAACAAAAAGCTTCCGCTGGCAGGTAGTTACTTACAGTTCCTGGGTACTGACAAGTATACAGCGGAGCAGATCAGTAAGGAGTTCTACAACATTGCCTGCAGCTTTGTTATTTCTTCCGGATCAGAGTTTACTTCTATCGCTATATCAGGATTGCAGGAGAATTTTGACAAAGCAGTGGCGTTGTTTGAACATCTGCTGAAAAACTGTAAACCTGATGAAGCGGCGTTGACTGCACTTAAAGGACGTTTGCTAAAGACACGTACAGATAGTAAACTAAACAAAGGTGCTATCATGAACGGCTTGCGTCAGTATGCTACTTATGGTAGTAAAAATCCGTTCAACTTCCAGTTGACAAAAGATGAAGTGAATGCACTTACTTCTGCTGAGCTAGTGAACATTTTACACGAGCTGCCTTCTTACAATCACCGGGTTATTTATTATGGTCCTCAATCTTTGTCTGCTGCTACTGCTGCGCTGAAGAAGGTGCACCAGCTGCCTGCGGCCTTTAAGGCAACTCCTGCTGCAGAAAAATTTACGCAGGTAGACCAAAGCAAAAACCAGGTATTGTTTGCAGACTATGATATGGTACAGGCAGAGGTAGCGTGGCTGCGTAATACGGATCAATACAATCCGGATCACACTGCGCTTATCAACCTGTTTAATGCATACTATGGTGGTGGTATGGGATCTATTGTATTCCAGACTATCCGTGAATCTAAAGCATTAGCGTACTCAACATATGCGTTCTATGCTCCTCCTACCAAGAAAGAAGATCGTTATTTCATCACGGCTTATGTGGGTAGCCAGGCTGATAAGATGAATGAAGCCATCGTTGGTATGAACGAGTTGCTGAATGAGTTACCTAATTCAGAGAAGGTACTGCAAACTGCCAAGGAGAGCATCCGTCAGGATATTGAGACCCAGCGTATTACACAAGACGGTATTATTTTCAATTACCTGGCATCTGAAAAATTAGGATTGAAAAATGATAACCGTAAGCAGGTGTACGATCAGATCAACAAGCTGAATTTCAGCGATGTGAAAAAATTCCATGACACTTATTTGTCGCATAAGCCATATACCTATACCATATTGGCTTCCGAGAAAAAGATCAGTGAAGATGATCTGAAGAAGTATGGAGATGTGAAGAAATTATCGCTAGAAGAAATATTCGGGTACTAA
- a CDS encoding helix-turn-helix domain-containing protein has product MQARFIHMGQRLKLILKQKKIKIVEFAAMAGFTNQIAHYHLRKSDMKRSTLEKFCNLIGITTDEFFDWKGVAAGRTDNNNNIHHGQRLQELISERGLNKTRLARRLGMSRRTMYNLFDKEIFSPEELERAVRSLETSVTAFLRPGTAEESRQAESDEMMAMREKYYKLLEEHNQLLKNHSALKETLEQVKKDIVQLRKQIRTKK; this is encoded by the coding sequence ATGCAGGCTAGGTTTATACATATGGGGCAGCGACTAAAACTGATCCTGAAACAAAAAAAGATCAAAATTGTGGAGTTTGCAGCAATGGCAGGCTTCACCAACCAAATAGCTCACTATCACCTCCGTAAAAGTGATATGAAAAGAAGTACCCTGGAAAAGTTCTGTAACCTCATCGGCATCACCACCGACGAATTCTTCGACTGGAAAGGAGTAGCAGCAGGCCGCACCGACAACAATAATAATATCCATCACGGACAACGACTGCAAGAACTCATCTCCGAAAGAGGCCTCAACAAAACACGACTCGCCCGGCGCCTCGGCATGAGCAGACGCACCATGTACAACCTCTTCGACAAAGAAATCTTCTCACCAGAAGAACTCGAACGAGCCGTCCGATCACTCGAAACAAGCGTCACCGCATTCCTCCGACCAGGTACAGCCGAAGAATCCCGACAAGCAGAAAGTGACGAAATGATGGCCATGAGAGAAAAATATTATAAACTGCTCGAAGAACACAACCAACTACTCAAAAACCATAGCGCACTAAAAGAAACACTCGAACAAGTAAAAAAAGATATAGTACAACTCCGGAAACAAATACGCACCAAAAAATAA
- the kbl gene encoding glycine C-acetyltransferase, with product MNEKFIARLRQELDEIQTAGLYKNERIITSEQGAEIQVGGKTVINFCANNYLGLSSHPDVIAAAKKAIDTHGYGMSSVRFICGTQDIHRELEEKLASFLGTEDTILYVAAFDANGGVFEPLFSEQDAIISDALNHASIIDGVRLCKAQRYRYEHNNMDDLEVKLKESQGARSRIIVTDGSFSMDGTIAQLDKICDLADKYDAIVMIDESHSSGFLGKTGRGTHEYRNVMGRVDIITGTLGKALGGASGGFTSGRKEIIDMLRQRSRPYLFSNSVAPSIVGASIAVLDMLSQTTTLRDKLEYNTKYFRSKMTEAGFDIKPGDHPIVPVMLYDAVLSQQFADKLLQEGIYVIGFFFPVVPKGQARIRVQLSAAHEQEHLDKAIAAFTKVGKELGVIK from the coding sequence ATGAATGAGAAATTTATTGCCCGTCTGCGGCAGGAGCTGGACGAGATCCAAACCGCCGGCCTTTACAAAAACGAAAGGATCATCACCTCCGAACAAGGAGCGGAAATACAAGTGGGCGGAAAAACAGTGATTAACTTCTGCGCCAACAACTACCTCGGCTTATCTTCTCACCCCGATGTAATAGCCGCTGCTAAAAAAGCAATAGATACCCATGGCTATGGTATGAGCAGCGTTCGCTTTATCTGCGGTACCCAGGATATTCACCGCGAGCTGGAAGAAAAACTGGCCAGCTTCCTGGGAACAGAAGACACCATCCTCTATGTAGCAGCATTCGATGCTAATGGTGGCGTGTTCGAACCCCTTTTTAGCGAACAGGATGCCATCATCTCTGATGCCCTCAACCATGCCTCTATCATCGATGGCGTTCGCCTTTGTAAAGCGCAGCGCTATCGCTATGAGCATAATAATATGGATGACCTGGAAGTTAAACTGAAAGAATCCCAGGGCGCCCGCAGCCGCATCATCGTTACCGACGGTTCCTTCAGCATGGACGGCACCATCGCCCAGCTGGATAAGATCTGCGACCTGGCCGACAAATATGACGCGATTGTTATGATCGACGAAAGCCACTCCTCCGGATTCCTAGGCAAAACAGGACGTGGTACTCACGAATACCGCAATGTCATGGGACGCGTAGATATCATCACCGGCACACTGGGTAAAGCACTGGGTGGCGCATCCGGCGGCTTCACCAGTGGACGTAAAGAGATCATCGATATGCTCCGCCAGCGCAGCCGCCCCTACCTGTTCTCCAACTCCGTAGCCCCCAGCATAGTCGGCGCCTCGATCGCCGTACTCGACATGCTCAGCCAAACGACCACCCTCCGCGACAAACTGGAATACAACACAAAATACTTCCGTTCCAAAATGACTGAAGCAGGCTTCGACATCAAACCTGGCGATCATCCCATCGTACCGGTAATGCTCTATGACGCCGTACTCAGTCAGCAGTTTGCCGACAAACTCCTCCAGGAGGGCATCTACGTGATCGGCTTCTTCTTCCCGGTTGTACCAAAAGGACAAGCCCGTATCCGCGTACAGCTCAGCGCAGCTCACGAACAGGAACACCTGGATAAAGCCATAGCAGCTTTCACCAAAGTAGGCAAAGAGCTAGGCGTTATTAAGTAA
- a CDS encoding RNA polymerase sigma factor, whose amino-acid sequence MTEKEFNKCVDLYADNLFRFIVKNLEHTEDARDVVQNAFEILWKHCADVPFEKGKSYLFTVAYHNMIDHVRKVKRVTLVEQFKEEAKISEQRVNNAKEVIEKALSKLTEVQRSLVILKDYEGYSYEEIGAIMELNPSQVKVYLHRARQHLRNYLVKMENVI is encoded by the coding sequence ATGACGGAAAAGGAGTTTAACAAATGCGTGGATCTGTACGCCGATAATCTCTTCCGGTTCATAGTAAAAAACCTGGAGCATACAGAAGATGCGAGAGACGTAGTACAGAATGCGTTTGAAATATTGTGGAAGCACTGTGCAGATGTGCCTTTTGAGAAAGGCAAGTCATATCTGTTTACAGTAGCCTACCACAATATGATAGACCATGTCCGTAAAGTAAAGCGGGTAACGCTGGTAGAGCAGTTTAAAGAAGAGGCCAAGATATCGGAACAACGGGTAAATAATGCTAAAGAGGTGATAGAGAAGGCGTTAAGTAAATTGACGGAAGTGCAGCGTTCTTTGGTTATTTTAAAGGACTACGAAGGGTATAGTTATGAAGAGATAGGTGCGATCATGGAGTTAAACCCTTCACAGGTGAAAGTATACCTGCATCGGGCTAGGCAGCACCTACGGAATTACCTGGTAAAAATGGAAAATGTTATTTGA
- a CDS encoding outer membrane beta-barrel protein, producing MKHKILHLSVLIMLLTMGVGYEAAGQAVSDTTWIKGLVIVKHKDIKGKSSYKIYQDTAYQRAKLKKNLHTRWLVFDLGFNNFMDRSDYGGASYLNYYVAPSGAFQGDAWMKRYDYSAAGLNTLAPRPASEPLTPSEFKLITGKSINFNIWLLMQRLNIYKHKLNLVYAIGLEMNNYRYTRNITYVPGYTAKIIRDSVNFSKNKLFAEYLSVPVMLNYTSNPARPNRAFKMSFGVMGGYLVKARTKQISEERGKVRKVDDFNLNKWRLALTGEVGYGPVKLYGNFGLTPLHDYGLEQYPFSVGLRLNSF from the coding sequence ATGAAGCATAAAATTTTACACCTGAGTGTGCTGATCATGTTATTGACGATGGGGGTAGGGTATGAGGCTGCCGGACAGGCGGTTTCTGATACGACCTGGATCAAGGGGCTGGTGATTGTAAAGCATAAGGACATCAAGGGTAAGTCTAGTTATAAAATATACCAGGATACTGCTTATCAACGTGCTAAGTTGAAGAAGAACCTGCATACGCGCTGGCTGGTATTTGACCTTGGATTTAATAATTTTATGGACCGGAGTGATTATGGAGGGGCCAGTTATTTAAATTACTATGTCGCTCCTTCGGGAGCTTTTCAGGGGGATGCTTGGATGAAGCGGTATGATTATTCTGCGGCGGGATTGAATACGTTAGCTCCCCGTCCGGCTAGTGAGCCGCTGACGCCTTCTGAATTTAAACTGATCACGGGCAAGTCGATCAACTTCAATATATGGTTGCTGATGCAGCGGTTGAATATCTATAAGCATAAGCTGAACCTTGTATATGCCATTGGTTTGGAGATGAACAATTACCGTTATACTAGGAATATTACTTATGTGCCGGGTTATACGGCAAAAATCATTCGGGATTCAGTGAACTTTTCCAAGAATAAATTGTTTGCTGAGTACCTATCTGTTCCGGTGATGTTGAATTATACTTCTAATCCAGCTAGACCGAATCGTGCTTTCAAGATGAGTTTTGGTGTGATGGGCGGTTATCTGGTAAAAGCGCGGACTAAACAGATCAGTGAGGAGCGCGGGAAGGTGCGTAAGGTTGATGATTTTAACCTGAACAAATGGCGGCTGGCCCTTACCGGCGAGGTCGGGTATGGACCGGTGAAACTATACGGAAACTTTGGGCTTACGCCTCTACATGATTATGGTTTGGAACAGTATCCATTTTCAGTGGGGTTGAGACTTAATAGCTTCTGA
- a CDS encoding tetratricopeptide repeat protein encodes MHLIRLILLAILPATTIAQQTPSFSKAIVVDYLQQQQYDEAILYINNTTTTKDPTTLSLLGYTYNLSGKPDQAAAAYNQWLQIDSSAILPHLQLATIYIQQDKPALAIPHYRQLISLQPDKAIHYRQLAFAYSNTRQHDTAFVYLSKAYTLNPSDPKVVSRLGEEWVERKQYTTADSILLPYLSKDSMNAFVLIPAIRSAYFQKHYLRTIQLGQRLMEQNLTAPSAMMYVAAACFNSARFDECIRVNEYMTSRQAALEGIIYYAALAHNRLKNYDQSNQLLLLCINMAKSKSLEEYYAAMAGNYELLKQYKQAAANYDTSFFLSHEPLRQYSLGRMYESRLQNKTIANKYYKKYLRLAKPKDEEEQAIYKYVQAVAGQ; translated from the coding sequence ATGCACCTGATTCGCCTGATCCTGCTAGCCATACTCCCAGCCACCACCATCGCTCAACAAACACCTTCGTTCAGCAAAGCCATCGTCGTCGACTATCTCCAACAACAACAATACGACGAAGCTATCCTATATATTAATAACACCACCACCACAAAAGATCCCACCACACTCTCCCTGCTTGGATATACCTACAACCTCTCCGGCAAGCCCGACCAAGCCGCAGCCGCCTATAACCAATGGCTGCAGATTGATAGTAGCGCCATACTACCGCACCTGCAACTCGCTACTATATATATACAACAGGATAAACCCGCTCTGGCCATCCCACATTATCGTCAACTCATCTCCCTCCAACCCGATAAAGCCATCCACTACCGGCAACTCGCATTTGCATACAGCAATACCCGCCAGCACGATACTGCATTTGTATACCTGAGCAAAGCCTATACGCTCAACCCTTCAGACCCCAAAGTAGTATCCCGCTTAGGAGAAGAATGGGTAGAACGCAAACAATACACCACCGCAGATAGCATACTCCTGCCCTATCTCAGTAAAGACTCCATGAACGCATTTGTCCTTATACCCGCCATACGATCCGCCTACTTTCAGAAACATTACCTAAGAACCATCCAGCTGGGCCAACGGCTGATGGAACAGAACCTCACCGCTCCTTCCGCCATGATGTATGTCGCTGCCGCCTGTTTCAACAGCGCGCGGTTTGATGAATGCATCCGTGTCAATGAGTATATGACAAGCCGGCAAGCAGCCCTCGAAGGCATCATCTACTACGCCGCACTGGCACATAACAGGTTAAAAAATTATGACCAAAGCAACCAGCTGCTCCTCCTCTGTATCAATATGGCCAAATCAAAAAGCCTCGAGGAATATTACGCAGCCATGGCCGGCAACTACGAATTGTTAAAACAATACAAACAGGCAGCCGCCAATTACGACACGTCCTTCTTCCTGTCTCACGAGCCCTTGCGCCAATATAGCCTCGGCCGCATGTACGAGTCCCGCCTGCAGAATAAAACAATAGCAAACAAATACTATAAAAAATACCTGCGGCTGGCAAAACCCAAAGACGAAGAAGAACAGGCTATATACAAATATGTGCAGGCCGTAGCCGGGCAATAG
- a CDS encoding 5' nucleotidase, NT5C type produces the protein MARIVIDMDGVMADTTQQYIDWYAARYGVTVERNSLNGKPETTGFPQEGIVPGFLHTPGFFRTSPIMADSQEVIRELVKKYEVFIVSAATEFPKSLEEKLAWLNEHFPFISWHNIVFCGSKTIVQADYMIDDHIKNLSAFNGEALMFTAPHNIYVEGYKRINSWREAGDLLLNNTPAIHTLEPSAA, from the coding sequence ATGGCAAGAATTGTTATAGACATGGATGGAGTGATGGCTGATACAACCCAACAATATATAGATTGGTATGCTGCCAGATACGGCGTAACAGTAGAACGTAACTCCCTGAACGGCAAACCCGAAACAACCGGTTTCCCCCAGGAAGGTATCGTACCCGGCTTTTTACACACGCCCGGCTTCTTCAGAACATCCCCCATAATGGCAGATAGTCAGGAGGTAATCCGGGAACTGGTTAAAAAATATGAGGTATTTATCGTTTCCGCCGCTACAGAATTCCCGAAATCACTGGAAGAAAAATTAGCCTGGCTCAATGAACACTTCCCGTTCATCAGCTGGCATAACATCGTATTCTGTGGATCCAAGACCATCGTGCAGGCAGACTACATGATAGACGATCACATTAAGAACCTCAGCGCCTTCAATGGCGAAGCCCTCATGTTCACTGCCCCTCACAACATATACGTGGAAGGATACAAACGTATCAACTCCTGGCGGGAAGCAGGCGACCTGCTGCTGAACAACACCCCTGCTATACATACGCTCGAACCCTCCGCTGCCTGA
- the acs gene encoding acetate--CoA ligase yields MAYPYQINNLDEYKQAYQQSVMDPQGFWANVADHFYWRRKWDNVLDWNFKDPDVKWFTGAKLNITENCLDRHLGTLGNKPAIIWEPNDPEERHRVITYRDLYNKVCQFANALKNNGVKKGDRICIYMGMIPELAIAVLACARIGAIHSVVFGGFSAQSIADRINDAQCSLVITCDGAYRGAKDIPLKAVIDDALMACPSVKKVIVCTRTRTPVSMLKGRDSWWEDEIKQIETQGNPPCPAEEMDAEDMLFILYTSGSTGKPKGVVHTCAGYMVYANYTFVNTFQYQPGEVYFCTADVGWITGHSYIVYGPLSAGATTLMFEGVPTWPDAGRLWEIVDKFRVNILYTAPTAIRSLMSFGLGPVNHKDLSSLRRLGSVGEPINEEAWHWFKDNIGKGRCPIADTWWQTETGGIMITPIAGVTPEKPGYATLPLPGIQPVLVDENGKELEGNGVSGNLCIKFPWPGIIRTTYGDHERCRKTYFSTYENLYFTGDGCLRDEDGYYRITGRVDDVLNVSGHRIGTAEVENAINMHAGVVESAVVGYPHDIKGQGIYAYVINDRLSGDPELTKRDIAQTVARIIGPIAKPDKIQFVSGLPKTRSGKIMRRILRKIAEGDTENLGDTSTLLDPAVVEEIKRGKL; encoded by the coding sequence ATGGCTTACCCGTATCAGATCAACAACTTAGATGAGTATAAACAGGCGTATCAACAGAGCGTAATGGACCCGCAGGGCTTCTGGGCCAACGTGGCAGACCACTTCTATTGGCGACGCAAGTGGGACAACGTCCTGGACTGGAATTTTAAAGACCCGGATGTCAAATGGTTCACCGGTGCCAAACTCAATATCACCGAAAACTGCCTCGACAGGCACCTCGGTACACTGGGTAACAAACCGGCCATCATCTGGGAACCCAACGATCCGGAAGAACGGCACCGCGTTATTACTTATCGGGACCTGTATAATAAGGTATGCCAGTTTGCTAACGCACTGAAAAATAACGGGGTAAAAAAAGGAGACCGCATCTGCATCTACATGGGCATGATCCCCGAACTGGCCATCGCCGTACTGGCATGTGCACGTATCGGCGCCATCCACTCCGTAGTATTCGGCGGCTTTAGCGCCCAGTCCATCGCCGACCGTATCAACGACGCACAATGTAGCCTCGTGATCACCTGCGATGGCGCCTACCGCGGTGCAAAAGACATCCCCCTCAAGGCAGTCATCGACGACGCACTCATGGCCTGCCCTTCCGTTAAAAAAGTGATCGTCTGCACCCGCACCCGCACCCCTGTTAGCATGCTCAAAGGCCGCGACTCCTGGTGGGAAGACGAGATCAAACAAATAGAAACACAAGGCAACCCGCCCTGCCCAGCCGAAGAAATGGACGCAGAAGACATGCTCTTCATCCTTTACACCTCCGGCTCCACCGGTAAACCCAAAGGCGTAGTACACACCTGCGCCGGTTACATGGTATATGCCAATTACACATTCGTTAATACCTTCCAATACCAACCGGGAGAAGTATACTTCTGTACAGCAGACGTAGGCTGGATCACCGGTCATAGCTACATTGTATACGGCCCGCTCAGCGCAGGCGCCACCACTCTCATGTTCGAAGGTGTCCCCACCTGGCCCGATGCCGGACGACTCTGGGAAATCGTAGACAAGTTCCGCGTGAACATCCTCTACACAGCCCCCACCGCCATCAGAAGCCTCATGAGCTTCGGCCTCGGCCCCGTAAATCATAAAGACCTCAGCTCCCTCAGAAGACTGGGTAGCGTAGGCGAACCAATTAATGAAGAAGCCTGGCACTGGTTTAAAGATAATATCGGTAAAGGCAGATGCCCCATCGCAGACACCTGGTGGCAAACAGAAACCGGTGGCATCATGATCACACCCATCGCAGGAGTGACACCCGAAAAACCGGGCTATGCCACCCTCCCCCTACCCGGTATACAACCCGTACTCGTCGACGAAAATGGGAAAGAACTGGAAGGCAATGGCGTCAGCGGTAACCTCTGTATCAAATTCCCATGGCCCGGTATCATCCGTACTACCTATGGCGATCATGAACGCTGCCGGAAAACATACTTCTCCACCTACGAAAATCTCTACTTCACCGGAGATGGCTGTCTCCGCGATGAAGATGGCTACTACCGCATCACCGGCCGTGTCGACGATGTACTCAATGTAAGCGGCCACCGCATAGGTACCGCCGAAGTGGAAAATGCCATCAACATGCACGCCGGCGTAGTAGAAAGCGCCGTAGTAGGCTATCCGCACGACATCAAAGGCCAAGGTATCTACGCCTACGTCATCAACGACCGCCTCTCCGGCGATCCCGAACTTACCAAAAGGGATATCGCGCAAACCGTGGCTCGCATCATCGGCCCCATTGCCAAACCCGATAAGATACAGTTCGTTAGCGGCCTGCCCAAAACACGCAGCGGCAAGATCATGCGGCGCATCCTCCGCAAGATCGCAGAAGGAGATACCGAAAACCTCGGCGACACCTCCACACTGCTGGACCCTGCTGTCGTAGAAGAAATAAAACGCGGCAAACTCTAA
- a CDS encoding L,D-transpeptidase family protein: protein MRPNYRLLSLLLLVFIFTTSFNNDSYLYTVRLTPGSIDPEKIFLLVDKSDYRLYLYEDVTLRKIYKVVFGNKDQSDKFFEGDRRTPEGTFHILSKRFDNRWSRFMLLDYPNESSWDKFHQRQSQGKISSAADIGGGIGIHGVEYNSGIRDNYVEGRINWTLGCVSMKNSDVNELYELIKVGTPVVIRP, encoded by the coding sequence ATGCGTCCTAACTACCGGCTCCTCAGCCTGTTATTACTAGTATTTATTTTTACGACCAGCTTTAATAATGATAGTTATTTATATACCGTAAGGCTTACTCCTGGCTCCATTGATCCAGAGAAGATATTTCTTCTGGTAGACAAGAGTGATTACCGGTTGTATCTATATGAGGATGTTACGCTACGTAAGATCTATAAGGTAGTGTTCGGCAATAAGGATCAGTCGGACAAATTTTTTGAAGGAGACCGTCGTACGCCGGAGGGCACGTTTCATATACTTAGCAAACGATTTGACAACCGGTGGAGCCGGTTCATGCTGCTGGATTATCCTAATGAGTCTTCCTGGGATAAGTTTCATCAACGGCAGTCGCAAGGGAAGATCTCTTCGGCTGCTGATATTGGTGGCGGGATCGGTATTCATGGCGTGGAATATAATTCCGGTATCCGTGACAACTATGTGGAAGGAAGGATCAACTGGACATTGGGGTGTGTAAGTATGAAAAATAGCGATGTGAATGAGTTGTATGAATTAATAAAAGTGGGAACTCCTGTCGTGATCAGACCCTGA